From the genome of Miscanthus floridulus cultivar M001 chromosome 10, ASM1932011v1, whole genome shotgun sequence, one region includes:
- the LOC136487814 gene encoding uncharacterized protein translates to MPPVRRARHADPTGSPYHDGWLSYRRRPRPRLVGGNVREESDDVIGGAPPSPTTLPDDVLFGIFSRVSGFTDAARCAATCRRWGRVVATRAAPISRALPPPGQFLPHLAIGVFLQHQENDDVRRRCASGGTAAQLRFVPTAFASRLLGPFAGRGAHLLGEGGASFDDARPVASRNGRVVLQLRREARADGLTLCVWNPMTGDVAMVPTLSGKEFPGDDYACAILTGDDLDVPLCSPSFFRLLLVYGRRGFTALRSFSSDTGSWGPECKKPGAKISGHVLRQLGPAVVLHGVAYWPMNRAAFGVRLGSTAAAAAAIMDVCSVPYRYRLTNWKPDEYVLGVSTDGRLNFVDIGIIGGRGVPIIRFSTSLLEDAVGYKSTTTSVDRSDEDISIDLPQIKATRTTPMKPWWFGEKSGTLIFTVEETSSTSAVFALNVATRSLEKLADGVSNHTCCRRLYGYEMDRAALLASVAPQ, encoded by the coding sequence ATGCCGCCCGTGCGCCGAGCCCGCCACGCAGATCCCACCGGAAGTCCGTACCACGACGGTTGGCTGTCgtaccgccgccgcccccgcccccgcctcgtCGGAGGAAACGTACGCGAAGAATCCGACGACGTCATTGGCGGCGcgcctccatctccaaccactctGCCCGACGACGTGCTCTTTGGGATCTTCTCCCGCGTCTCGGGCTTCACCGACGCCGCGCGCTGTGCCGCGACGTGCCGCCGCTGGGGCCGCGTAGTGGCCACGCGCGCCGCCCCCATCTCCCGTGCCCTGCCACCGCCCGGTCAATTCCTTCCCCACCTCGCGATTGGCGTCTTCCTCCAGCACCAGGAGAACGACGACGTCCGCCGCCGCTGCGCTAGTGGGGGAACAGCGGCGCAGCTGCGCTTCGTCCCGACGGCATTCGCCTCGCGGCTCCTGGGCCCGTTCGCCGGCAGAGGCGCGCACCTCCTGGGCGAAGGAGGCGCCTCGTTCGACGACGCCCGCCCTGTCGCGTCCCGCAACGGCCGCGTCGTCCTCCAGCTCCGGCGCGAGGCGCGCGCCGACGGCCTCACCCTTTGCGTGTGGAACCCCATGACAGGGGACGTGGCCATGGTCCCAACCCTCTCCGGCAAGGAATTCCCCGGGGACGACTACGCATGCGCGATACTCACCGGCGATGACCTCGACGTGCCGCTCTGCTCGCCGAGTTTCTTCCGCCTACTCCTTGTCTACGGTCGCCGAGGCTTCACAGCGCTACGGTCCTTCTCCTCGGACACCGGCAGCTGGGGTCCCGAATGCAAGAAGCCCGGTGCCAAGATCAGCGGCCACGTGCTCCGTCAGCTAGGCCCGGCCGTCGTGCTCCACGGCGTGGCCTACTGGCCCATGAATCGTGCCGCGTTCGGCGTGCGGCTCGGCagcacggcggcagcggcggcggcgatcatGGACGTGTGCTCGGTGCCATACAGATACAGGTTAACGAACTGGAAGCCGGACGAGTACGTGCTGGGCGTGTCGACGGATGGGAGATTGAATTTTGTGGACATAGGGATTATCGGAGGCCGAGGGGTGCCCATAATTCGCTTCTCAACCTCACTGCTTGAGGACGCCGTCGGCTACAAGAGCACCACCACCTCCGTTGATCGAAGTGACGAGGACATCTCCATCGACTTACCCCAGATCAAAGCGACGAGGACAACCCCCATGAAGCCGTGGTGGTTCGGTGAGAAGAGTGGCACGCTCATCTTCACTGTGGAGGAGACGAGCAGCACAAGTGCCGTCTTCGCGTTGAACGTTGCGACGAGATCACTGGAGAAGCTGGCCGATGGCGTTAGCAATCATACGTGCTGCAGAAGACTGTATGGTTATGAGATGGATCGCGCGGCGCTTCTTGCCTCGGTAGCTCCTCAGTAG